In one window of Escherichia coli DSM 30083 = JCM 1649 = ATCC 11775 DNA:
- the yecH gene encoding YecH family metal-binding protein produces the protein MDSIHGHEVLNMMIESGEQYTHASLEAAIKARFGEQARFHTCSAEGMTAGELVAFLAAKGKFIPSEEGFSTDQSKICRH, from the coding sequence ATGGACTCTATTCACGGTCACGAAGTGTTAAATATGATGATTGAATCAGGCGAGCAATATACGCATGCCAGTCTGGAAGCAGCAATTAAAGCGCGTTTTGGTGAACAGGCACGTTTTCACACCTGCTCGGCAGAAGGGATGACTGCGGGAGAGTTGGTGGCGTTTCTGGCAGCAAAAGGCAAATTTATACCTTCAGAAGAAGGTTTTTCAACCGATCAGAGTAAGATTTGCCGTCACTGA
- the ftnA gene encoding non-heme ferritin yields MLKPEMIEKLNEQMNLELYSSLLYQQMSAWCSYHTFEGAAAFLRRHAQEEMTHMQRLFDYLTDTGNLPRINTVESPFAEYSSLDELFQETYKHEQLITQKINELAHAAMTNQDYPTFNFLQWYVSEQHEEEKLFKSIIDKLSLAGKSGEGLYFIDKELSTLDTQN; encoded by the coding sequence ATGCTGAAACCAGAAATGATTGAAAAACTTAATGAGCAGATGAACCTGGAACTGTACTCTTCACTGCTTTATCAGCAAATGAGCGCCTGGTGCAGCTATCATACCTTCGAAGGTGCTGCCGCGTTCCTGCGCCGTCACGCCCAGGAAGAGATGACGCATATGCAGCGTCTGTTTGATTACCTGACTGATACCGGCAACTTACCGCGTATTAATACCGTTGAATCTCCGTTTGCTGAATATTCCTCACTTGATGAATTATTCCAGGAAACCTATAAACACGAACAATTAATCACGCAGAAAATTAACGAACTGGCTCATGCTGCAATGACCAATCAGGACTACCCAACATTTAATTTCCTGCAATGGTATGTTTCTGAGCAGCATGAAGAAGAGAAACTGTTCAAATCGATTATTGATAAATTAAGCCTTGCAGGCAAAAGCGGCGAAGGTCTGTATTTTATCGACAAAGAACTCTCTACCCTCGACACACAAAACTAA